Proteins from one Rosa chinensis cultivar Old Blush chromosome 7, RchiOBHm-V2, whole genome shotgun sequence genomic window:
- the LOC112179524 gene encoding acyl carrier protein 1, chloroplastic has product MASLSATSLCSFQSLQSQPIKTSQVTRTSLVSTGWGKSGFTPLRTSRFRICSAAKPETVQKVVEIVRKQLALPAESEVTPDSKFSTLGADSLDTVEIVMGLEEEFDINVEEDNSQNITTVQEAADLIEQLIEKKTQA; this is encoded by the exons ATGGCTTCTCTTTCAGCTACCAGTCTCTGCAGCTTCCAATCCTTGCAAAGCCAGCCAATCAAAACTAGCCAG GTAACCAGGACAAGTTTGGTATCTACTGGCTGGGGGAAGAGTGGCTTCACTCCTTTGAGAACTTCTCGTTTTCGCATCTGTTCCGCT GCTAAACCAGAGACTGTCCAAAAGGTAGTCGAGATTGTGAGGAAGCAACTGGCTTTGCCAGCGGAGTCCGAGGTCACCCCGGACTCCAAGTTCTCAACACTTGGCGCTGATTCTCTTGACACA GTGGAGATAGTGATGGGTTTGGAGGAAGAGTTTGACATCAACGTGGAAGAGGATAACTCTCAGAACATAACCACGGTTCAAGAAGCGGCTGATTTGATAGAGCAGCTTATAGAGAAGAAAACACAGGCTTAA
- the LOC112179528 gene encoding mitochondrial phosphate carrier protein 2, mitochondrial, protein MLEHYIIKAKTRGPSIIIERETMADSFTSSRQSLVPSFLYSSSSISSKRSIDLDAVTHRSGNHALSPFISSSTSSKRVVIPSPNEKLEMYSPAFYAACTVGGMLATGPTHTAVTPIDLVKCNMQIDPAKYKSVISGFGVMFREQGIRGFFRGWAPTLIGYSAQGAGKYGLYEFFKKYYADIAGPEYAAKYKTLIYLAGSASAEVFADVALCPMEAVKVRVQTQPGFARGLSDGLPKFIKSEGALGLYKGIVPLWGRQIPYTMMKFATFEKFVELTYKHVIPTPKEQCSTPLQLGVSFACGYVAGVFCAVISHPADNLVSFLNNAKGATVSDAVKNLGVWGLFTRGLPLRIVMIGTLTGSQWGIYDACKVFMGVPTTGGAAPAATELANA, encoded by the exons ATGTTGGAGCATTACATAATAAAGGCCAAAACAAGAGGACCTTCAATAATCATTGAAAGAGAGACAATGGCAGATAGTTTCACCAGTTCTCGCCAGTCTCTCGTTCCGAGCTTCCtctactcttcttcttcaatttcttcgAAAAGATCGATTGATTTGGATGCCGTGACACATAGAAGTGGTAACCATGCATTGTCACCGTTTATTTCATCATCTACGTCGTCGAAGAGGGTGGTGATTCCGTCGCCTAATGAGAAATTGGAGATGTACTCGCCGGCATTCTATGCCGCGTGCACAGTCGGAGGAATGTTGGCCACCGGACCCACCCACACGGCTGTCACTCCTATTGATCTGGTCAAGTGTAACATGCAG aTTGACCCGGCAAAATACAAAAGCGTCATCTCTGGATTTGGAGTTATGTTCAGGGAGCAAGGAATTAGAGGTTTCTTTAGGGGTTGGGCGCCCACTTTGATTGGTTACAGTGCTCAGGGTGCCGGCAAGTACGGCCTCTACGAGTTCTTTAAGAAGTACTATGCAGATATTGCAGGGCCTGAGTATGCAGCCAAGTACAAAACCTTGATCTATCTCGCAGGTTCTGCATCTGCTGAAGTGTTTGCTGATGTTGCCCTCTGTCCTATGGAAGCTGTCAAAGTTAGAGTCCAGACTCAGCCGGGCTTCGCCAGAGGTTTGTCAGATGGGCTACCAAAGTTTATCAAATCCGAAGGCGCTCTCGG GTTGTACAAAGGGATTGTTCCTCTTTGGGGTCGCCAAATTCCTT ATACAATGATGAAATTTGCAACTTTTGAGAAATTTGTCGAGCTCACTTACAAGCATGTGATCCCAACACCGAAAGAGCAGTGCAGCACACCCTTGCAGCTCGGAGTGAGCTTTGCGTGTGGATATGTGGCTGGTGTGTTCTGTGCTGTTATTTCACACCCTGCTGATAACTTGGTGTCTTTCCTCAACAATGCCAAGGGGGCAACTGTTAGTGAT GCTGTGAAGAATCTAGGAGTGTGGGGTCTTTTCACCCGGGGTCTTCCTCTTCGTATAGTCATGATCGGAACCCTTACTGGAAGCCAATGGGGTATCTATGATGCCTGCAAAGTTTTCATGGGCGT GCCAACTACTGGCGGCGCCGCTCCTGCTGCCACTGAGCTTGCCAATGCTTGA